A stretch of the Acidobacteriota bacterium genome encodes the following:
- a CDS encoding LeuA family protein, giving the protein MSQESLIHDWNLPEDPPVDASPKGLMLDDETLRDGLQSPSVIDPPIAAKKKILHLMDELGIDTANVGLPGAGPRAVADVEALCREIADQKLSLTANCAARTMIRDIEPIVAASQSSGLAVEASLFIGSSPIRQFAEGWDESFLLKQTTEAIRFAVGHGLPVLYVTEDTSRARPETIRKLYGEAVRLGVKRVCVTDTVGHATPAGVARLIRFVREVVDEAGGNDVGIDWHGHRDRGMGLINSLAAFRAGATRVHGCGLGIGERCGNTELDLVMVNMKLLGWIDRDLSKLGEYCRAVSEATGVPIPSNYPVVGTDAFETATGVHAAAVIKAYRKGDDWLADRIYSGVAAGEFGARQKIRIGPMSGRSNVIFWLEQNGIESTDERVDIIFDHAKQSDRLLRDDEILQLLGTTVS; this is encoded by the coding sequence ATGTCCCAGGAATCGCTGATCCACGATTGGAATCTACCCGAGGACCCGCCGGTCGACGCCAGTCCGAAGGGGCTGATGCTCGACGACGAGACGCTTCGCGACGGACTGCAGTCGCCGTCGGTGATCGATCCGCCGATCGCCGCGAAGAAGAAGATCCTGCATCTGATGGATGAGTTGGGGATCGATACGGCTAACGTCGGCCTGCCGGGCGCCGGCCCGAGGGCGGTCGCGGACGTCGAAGCGCTTTGTCGCGAGATCGCGGACCAGAAACTTTCGCTCACAGCTAACTGCGCGGCCCGCACGATGATCCGAGATATCGAGCCGATCGTTGCAGCAAGCCAGAGTTCCGGCCTCGCCGTCGAGGCCAGCCTCTTCATCGGCTCCTCACCGATTCGTCAATTCGCGGAGGGGTGGGACGAGTCGTTCCTTCTCAAGCAGACGACGGAAGCGATCCGGTTCGCGGTCGGTCACGGCCTGCCCGTGTTGTACGTGACCGAGGACACGAGCCGCGCGCGTCCGGAGACGATCCGCAAGCTGTACGGTGAGGCCGTGCGGCTCGGAGTCAAGCGTGTCTGTGTCACCGACACGGTCGGCCACGCGACACCGGCAGGCGTCGCACGATTGATCCGGTTCGTCCGCGAGGTCGTCGATGAGGCAGGCGGCAACGATGTGGGTATCGACTGGCATGGTCATCGTGACCGCGGCATGGGTCTGATCAACTCGTTGGCGGCGTTCCGGGCGGGAGCCACCCGAGTCCATGGCTGTGGTCTCGGGATCGGCGAACGATGCGGCAACACCGAGCTGGATCTCGTCATGGTCAACATGAAGCTGCTCGGTTGGATCGATCGCGATCTGAGCAAACTCGGCGAGTACTGTCGAGCCGTCTCGGAGGCGACCGGAGTCCCGATCCCTTCGAACTATCCCGTCGTCGGGACCGACGCGTTCGAGACGGCAACCGGTGTCCATGCGGCCGCCGTGATCAAGGCCTATCGCAAGGGCGACGACTGGCTCGCCGATCGCATCTACTCCGGTGTGGCGGCAGGCGAATTCGGTGCTCGGCAGAAGATTCGAATCGGCCCGATGAGTGGGCGCTCAAACGTCATCTTCTGGCTGGAGCAGAACGGGATAGAGTCCACCGATGAGCGGGTCGATATCATCTTTGACCACGCCAAACAGTCCGACCGTCTCCTTCGGGACGACGAGATCCTGCAACTGCTGGGAACGACGGTTTCGTGA
- a CDS encoding beta-lactamase family protein: protein MSPALESALRALLQQGLDQGRFSAAAVGVHDANDEEFTVLAGRHASHSDAALVSVRSQFDLASLTKPLATATLLQLAEEEGRVDLDAPVGPWIPELSGSSYADVRISELARHESGLPSWSPLASLEGGLKAWLPQIARLAPATPRGQTLYSDLGYLILGELLERLHGVNLDALFSDRVVGGDLQSTIGFHADAASSIATEQGNDFEMKLAGNSDFPRRVTIAAGEVHDTHAWALGGVAGHAGLFGTLSAVIELGRRLLPGGPLAAERRSLERRFGHGGQAPRTFGWQRARDSVAVREILSERAIGHLGFTGTSLWLEPEVGQVFVLLTNRIHPRVSEVDFQPFRREVHRLLVPGG from the coding sequence ATGTCCCCGGCGCTGGAATCAGCGCTGCGGGCCCTTCTGCAACAGGGGCTTGACCAGGGTCGATTCTCGGCGGCGGCCGTGGGCGTCCACGACGCAAACGATGAAGAGTTCACGGTTCTTGCGGGTCGCCACGCATCCCATTCCGATGCCGCTCTCGTCTCGGTTCGATCCCAGTTCGATCTCGCATCGTTGACGAAGCCGTTGGCCACGGCGACGCTGCTCCAGTTGGCGGAGGAAGAAGGGCGGGTCGACCTCGATGCGCCGGTCGGGCCGTGGATCCCGGAGCTGTCGGGAAGTTCCTATGCCGATGTCCGTATCTCGGAGTTGGCGCGTCACGAGTCGGGGCTGCCCAGTTGGAGTCCGCTGGCGAGTCTCGAAGGTGGGCTCAAAGCGTGGCTGCCACAGATTGCACGACTGGCGCCTGCGACACCCCGTGGGCAGACCCTCTATTCGGATCTTGGCTACCTCATACTGGGAGAGCTACTCGAGCGCCTACACGGCGTGAATCTGGACGCTCTGTTTTCGGATCGCGTCGTCGGCGGGGATCTTCAATCGACGATCGGATTTCATGCAGACGCGGCGTCGTCCATTGCCACGGAGCAGGGCAACGATTTCGAGATGAAGCTGGCCGGCAATTCGGATTTCCCGCGACGGGTCACCATCGCTGCGGGGGAGGTGCACGACACCCACGCTTGGGCACTTGGCGGTGTGGCGGGTCACGCGGGGCTGTTCGGTACGTTGTCCGCCGTGATCGAACTGGGTCGTCGCCTGCTCCCGGGTGGGCCGTTGGCGGCCGAGCGACGATCTCTCGAGAGAAGATTCGGCCACGGGGGCCAGGCTCCGAGGACGTTCGGCTGGCAGCGGGCGCGCGACAGCGTGGCGGTTCGGGAGATCCTCTCCGAGCGGGCGATCGGGCACCTGGGTTTTACCGGAACCAGCCTCTGGCTGGAGCCCGAGGTAGGCCAGGTGTTCGTGCTGTTGACCAATCGAATCCATCCGCGGGTTTCCGAGGTCGATTTCCAGCCGTTTCGCCGCGAGGTTCACCGACTCCTGGTTCCGGGAGGATAG
- a CDS encoding Gfo/Idh/MocA family oxidoreductase, whose protein sequence is MSEKIPVAVVGVGHLGRHHARLYAASPLADLVAVVDHDADRAAAIASEFGTVALGDPSELVGRAVAVSVAVPTDSHRRVAEPLLSSGIDVLIEKPIAPSLEDAEAINRLAESHGRRVMVGHTERFNPAFQALAGAVDAPRFVEVHRLAAFTARSTDIDVVLDLMIHDLDLLLHLDGTEPESVDAVGVSALTDKVDIANARIRFRSGCVANLTASRISAEPIRRVRVFQARTYLSCDTGQKKVSRHRLVPKPGEAPTIQFDQLPVADEEPLGAELHAFLTCIRDNSAPPVDGRQGQNALELAFRVRDAIASSPFAG, encoded by the coding sequence ATGTCGGAGAAAATTCCCGTAGCTGTCGTGGGGGTGGGGCACCTTGGCCGCCATCACGCGCGTCTCTACGCTGCATCGCCGCTGGCCGATCTGGTCGCGGTCGTCGATCACGACGCGGACCGTGCCGCGGCCATCGCATCCGAGTTCGGGACGGTCGCCCTTGGCGATCCCTCGGAGTTGGTCGGGCGGGCGGTCGCGGTCAGTGTCGCCGTCCCGACGGACTCCCATCGACGCGTCGCCGAACCACTCCTGTCCAGTGGCATCGATGTTCTGATCGAGAAGCCGATCGCGCCCAGTCTCGAGGACGCCGAGGCCATCAATCGTCTTGCCGAGTCCCATGGCCGACGGGTGATGGTGGGTCATACAGAACGTTTCAATCCCGCGTTCCAGGCACTGGCAGGGGCGGTGGACGCACCCCGCTTTGTCGAGGTTCATCGGCTGGCGGCCTTTACGGCCAGAAGCACGGATATCGATGTCGTCCTCGATCTGATGATCCATGATCTCGACCTCCTGCTGCACCTGGACGGAACCGAACCGGAATCCGTCGACGCGGTGGGGGTCTCTGCACTGACCGACAAGGTCGATATCGCCAATGCTCGGATTCGCTTTCGGTCGGGGTGCGTGGCGAATCTGACGGCCAGTCGGATATCTGCAGAACCGATTCGCCGAGTGCGGGTCTTTCAGGCGCGAACCTATCTCTCGTGCGACACGGGCCAGAAAAAGGTCTCGCGTCATCGCCTGGTGCCGAAACCGGGCGAAGCCCCCACGATCCAATTCGACCAGCTGCCCGTGGCCGACGAGGAGCCTCTCGGCGCCGAACTTCACGCCTTCCTGACCTGCATTCGAGACAACAGCGCCCCACCGGTCGATGGTCGGCAGGGTCAGAACGCGCTAGAGCTTGCGTTTCGTGTTCGTGACGCGATCGCCAGTTCTCCGTTCGCCGGTTGA
- the lpxA gene encoding acyl-ACP--UDP-N-acetylglucosamine O-acyltransferase, which translates to MAEGCKIDPLAQVDESAVLAEGVEVGPFCVVGPGVTIGAGTILTSHVSLTGPTTLGARNRVSPFASIGGPPQDLKYDGEPTKLVVGDDNDIRESVTLNRGTVGGGGVTRLGNGNLLMAYTHIGHDCLVGDRNILANAATLAGHVEIGNDATVGAYSGIHQFCRVADHAFIGGYSVVTQDAMPWVMTVGNRAKAYGLNLVGLKRGGVPRETITALKKAYRMLFRSGETLETAVDTVDAELGQYTEVKQLLEFIRSSERGVCR; encoded by the coding sequence GTGGCAGAGGGTTGCAAGATCGATCCGTTGGCGCAGGTCGACGAATCGGCGGTTCTCGCTGAGGGCGTCGAGGTGGGCCCGTTCTGCGTGGTCGGACCGGGCGTCACGATCGGCGCCGGAACGATCCTGACATCCCACGTTTCGCTCACCGGACCGACGACCCTCGGAGCTCGCAATCGCGTCTCGCCGTTTGCGTCCATCGGGGGGCCTCCACAGGACCTGAAGTACGACGGCGAGCCGACGAAGCTGGTCGTGGGGGATGACAACGATATTCGCGAGTCGGTGACCCTTAATCGGGGGACCGTCGGCGGAGGTGGCGTCACAAGGTTGGGGAACGGCAATCTCCTGATGGCCTACACTCACATCGGCCACGATTGCCTCGTAGGCGATCGGAACATCCTCGCCAACGCCGCGACACTTGCCGGACATGTCGAAATCGGTAATGACGCCACGGTCGGTGCGTACAGCGGTATCCATCAGTTTTGTCGTGTCGCCGATCACGCGTTCATCGGTGGGTATTCCGTCGTGACCCAGGACGCGATGCCGTGGGTGATGACCGTCGGGAATCGTGCAAAGGCGTACGGTCTGAACCTCGTCGGGCTGAAACGCGGCGGGGTTCCCCGAGAGACGATCACGGCGCTCAAGAAGGCCTATCGGATGCTCTTTCGCTCCGGTGAGACGCTCGAGACCGCGGTCGATACCGTTGACGCCGAGCTGGGTCAGTACACGGAAGTTAAACAGCTCCTCGAGTTTATTCGGTCGAGTGAGCGGGGCGTCTGCCGCTAG
- the fabZ gene encoding 3-hydroxyacyl-ACP dehydratase FabZ: MDIGGIMKSIPHRYPLLLIDRILRMEPGKEIEALKNVTINEGFFEGHFPGAPVMPGVLIIEAMAQAGAVLLLHDMPGREERLVYFSGIDKARFRRPVVPGDQLMFKVEVLKLRSRTCKMRGKAFVDGQLAAEAEIMSALVDREA, from the coding sequence ATGGACATCGGCGGAATCATGAAGAGTATTCCGCATCGCTATCCGCTGCTGTTGATCGATCGCATCCTGCGAATGGAGCCCGGAAAAGAGATCGAGGCGCTCAAGAACGTCACGATCAACGAGGGGTTCTTCGAGGGGCATTTCCCGGGTGCGCCGGTGATGCCCGGTGTCCTGATCATCGAGGCGATGGCCCAGGCCGGGGCAGTACTCCTTCTCCACGACATGCCGGGCAGAGAGGAACGATTGGTCTATTTCTCCGGCATCGACAAGGCCCGTTTCCGGCGTCCGGTCGTCCCCGGCGATCAGCTGATGTTCAAGGTTGAGGTTCTCAAGTTGCGGTCTCGAACGTGCAAGATGCGTGGCAAGGCGTTTGTCGACGGCCAGCTCGCCGCGGAGGCGGAGATCATGTCGGCCCTCGTTGATCGTGAGGCCTAG
- the lpxD gene encoding UDP-3-O-(3-hydroxymyristoyl)glucosamine N-acyltransferase, giving the protein MGTEFTLAELADAVGGRVLGDDGRLVVRVATLADADVDALSFLTNRKYRNDATTSAAGAFLVGEDAVSGNTPDPALAGRDLVVAPSPYLALAKILAKFHPQSRPTPGVDPDARVGADVEIGERVHVGPYSVIEAGCRLADDVVVSAGCYVGHQSAIGERTMIHPRVVLYSGTSVGADCILHAGVVLGADGFGFAQADGRHHKIPQVGTVVVEDDVEIGANSAVDRGAIGETRIGAGSKLDDLVMIAHGVKTGRGGLFVGQSGVAGSSVIGDHVTVAGQSGVAGHLTIGDRVVIAAKSAVFSDIDPDSFVAGVPAIDHREWKRIHASSRRLGEMRGEIKELRRQIEELQRRSES; this is encoded by the coding sequence GTGGGAACGGAGTTCACACTCGCGGAGCTTGCCGATGCGGTGGGTGGTCGTGTCCTCGGTGACGACGGCCGTCTCGTCGTTCGTGTCGCGACACTCGCAGACGCGGATGTCGATGCGCTGAGTTTTCTGACCAATCGCAAGTACCGCAATGACGCGACGACCTCCGCAGCCGGGGCATTCCTGGTTGGCGAAGACGCGGTCAGCGGGAATACTCCGGACCCCGCGCTGGCCGGACGCGACCTGGTCGTCGCGCCAAGTCCGTACCTGGCACTCGCGAAAATACTGGCGAAGTTCCACCCGCAGTCCCGCCCGACGCCGGGCGTGGATCCGGACGCCCGTGTTGGCGCCGATGTCGAGATCGGTGAACGAGTTCACGTCGGTCCGTACTCGGTGATCGAAGCCGGCTGCCGACTGGCCGATGACGTCGTCGTCAGCGCCGGCTGTTATGTGGGCCATCAATCGGCCATCGGCGAGCGGACGATGATTCATCCTCGCGTGGTGCTCTATTCGGGGACCAGCGTGGGGGCCGACTGCATTCTTCATGCCGGAGTCGTACTAGGCGCGGATGGTTTTGGTTTTGCTCAGGCGGATGGCAGGCACCACAAGATTCCTCAGGTGGGTACCGTCGTCGTCGAGGACGACGTCGAGATTGGTGCTAACTCGGCGGTCGATCGCGGCGCGATCGGGGAGACGCGGATTGGCGCCGGAAGTAAACTCGACGATCTTGTGATGATCGCCCACGGAGTGAAGACGGGACGCGGGGGACTCTTCGTCGGCCAGAGCGGTGTTGCCGGAAGTTCGGTGATCGGGGACCACGTGACGGTTGCCGGCCAATCGGGTGTCGCCGGTCATCTGACGATTGGAGATCGAGTCGTGATCGCCGCGAAGTCGGCGGTGTTTTCCGATATCGACCCCGACTCTTTCGTGGCCGGGGTTCCTGCGATCGATCATCGTGAATGGAAACGAATTCATGCCTCTTCGCGTAGACTGGGCGAGATGCGTGGCGAGATCAAGGAGTTGCGGCGTCAGATAGAGGAGCTGCAACGGAGGAGTGAGTCGTGA
- a CDS encoding OmpH family outer membrane protein — protein MRINRQSIQLIVLAVGLLLASSAMAQQTTMKIGVFDPNRVSAEAADALRAQQALQAVRDSKQQAISQQETAIQAQQQQLQQQALSLSTDRRIDMELNIQRQILEINAQKDLSQRELQLELAAAESRFNEQLRAVLDAFAKRESFDLILDTGAIAWAGQSADVTTALIDQFNQMFPVDGN, from the coding sequence ATGCGAATCAACCGTCAGTCTATCCAACTCATCGTCCTGGCCGTGGGTCTCCTTCTTGCGAGCAGTGCGATGGCCCAGCAGACGACCATGAAGATCGGCGTATTCGACCCGAACCGCGTGTCTGCAGAGGCCGCGGATGCGCTCCGTGCCCAGCAGGCGCTGCAAGCCGTGCGCGACTCCAAGCAGCAGGCCATCTCCCAACAAGAGACCGCGATTCAGGCTCAGCAGCAACAACTTCAACAGCAGGCGCTCTCGCTATCTACCGATCGTCGCATCGACATGGAGTTGAACATCCAGCGTCAGATCCTGGAGATCAACGCGCAGAAGGACCTCTCCCAGCGCGAGTTGCAGCTTGAATTGGCCGCCGCCGAGTCTCGCTTCAATGAGCAACTACGTGCGGTGCTCGACGCATTTGCGAAACGCGAATCGTTCGATCTGATCCTCGACACGGGTGCCATCGCGTGGGCCGGTCAGAGTGCCGACGTGACCACCGCTCTGATTGATCAGTTCAATCAGATGTTCCCGGTTGACGGCAACTAA
- a CDS encoding BamA/TamA family outer membrane protein yields MSPKRQSIPGLLLAALIFVLPLLAHAQAAPLSGDIKIIDVQGLRRMTEQAFIHAMGVKVGDPYDVARLRRQFKSLWARGLFDDLTMEAEAARDGGVVLVVKVTERPTLSSITYEEGSGITRTEIEDRLAERDIDLHLGKPVDPGAIAGAEAIIRDLLGEKGFLDADVTSKITRVTERTRSVAFSISSGGKTRIRKIEFEGNELFSGRKLRSQLELTEERHWWWPWSGKNLYHPAKWDQDVSGVRQLYQNLGYLDVEIRAPVVTIIATDEEDDKKPKKKKREKPEADSAEDEPAVDVGSLSRSEAKKHARRQAKLEKNRRKQEKKEKAVKRWAYLKVPITEGPQYTLGTVQFEGNDGVFPDAILRRAIPIATGDIFRNDRVDAGVDSITTGYEDRGHLYATVVRRIDRDAENRVADVTISVEEDYPYLVSRIDYLGNSKTKDAVLRRETPLLEGGLFSRTRLEQTKRLVNRLGYYSVDGEPIIEPDEENRTVNVKFPGTEQGKNEIQVGGGFSGLNGAFFNGVYSTRNFLGRGQTLSTSIRLGGRSDQYQISFQEPWFLGRPYQLGFSLFRRDVDFGDTLQSKSSGGSLTLGKSLNRNSQISLQYNFQDVSSRTILTPAGGVGIGQVAEVIETSNKVSSVTPVYRFSTINNPFRPSGGKEFQAFFEVAGGPLGGDTNFLRPQIRYTHYHRGKRLRKAFLAFHGELGYVADWKDGSPNDQSAIGGVPRFRRFWLGGDTFGPRVFETRSITPLRYIEINPDGSIGEVLGDPRRLSPADLVSSNGVPVTVEVGGNRFYLLQGEYVRPLNEQAELAFFLDVGDTLFEDQSLGFDTMRVAAGVELRFYLPIFPVPLRLIWGVPIRDLVGDESTNFQFSIGRSF; encoded by the coding sequence ATGTCCCCCAAGCGCCAATCAATCCCAGGACTCCTCCTCGCCGCACTGATTTTCGTGCTGCCGCTGTTGGCGCATGCGCAGGCGGCGCCGCTGTCCGGCGATATCAAGATCATCGATGTCCAGGGGCTGCGCCGGATGACCGAGCAGGCGTTCATCCACGCCATGGGTGTCAAGGTCGGGGACCCCTACGACGTCGCCCGCCTCCGACGCCAGTTCAAGTCACTCTGGGCCCGAGGTCTGTTTGACGACCTCACGATGGAGGCGGAGGCGGCTCGCGACGGAGGCGTCGTGCTGGTCGTCAAGGTCACCGAGCGTCCGACGCTGAGCTCGATCACCTACGAGGAGGGGAGCGGCATTACGCGAACCGAGATCGAGGATCGACTCGCCGAGAGAGACATCGACCTTCATCTCGGGAAACCGGTCGATCCTGGCGCGATCGCAGGCGCGGAAGCCATAATTCGAGATCTACTCGGCGAGAAGGGATTCCTCGACGCCGATGTGACGTCGAAAATCACCCGAGTGACGGAGCGAACCCGATCGGTTGCGTTCAGTATCTCGAGTGGCGGCAAGACGCGCATTCGGAAGATCGAGTTCGAGGGGAACGAACTGTTTTCCGGCAGGAAGCTTCGATCGCAACTCGAACTCACGGAAGAACGACACTGGTGGTGGCCCTGGTCCGGCAAGAACCTTTACCACCCGGCCAAGTGGGACCAGGACGTGTCGGGCGTTCGCCAGCTCTACCAGAACCTCGGGTATCTGGATGTGGAGATCCGTGCCCCCGTCGTGACGATCATCGCGACCGACGAGGAAGACGACAAGAAACCCAAGAAGAAGAAACGTGAAAAGCCGGAAGCCGACTCAGCGGAAGACGAGCCGGCAGTGGATGTGGGAAGTCTTTCGCGGTCCGAGGCCAAGAAACACGCACGACGACAGGCAAAACTCGAAAAGAACCGCCGAAAGCAGGAGAAGAAGGAGAAGGCCGTCAAGCGCTGGGCCTATCTCAAGGTTCCGATTACCGAGGGCCCCCAGTACACCCTGGGAACGGTGCAGTTCGAGGGGAACGACGGGGTCTTCCCGGACGCGATCCTCCGGCGGGCGATCCCGATCGCGACCGGCGATATCTTCCGTAATGACCGGGTCGACGCCGGTGTCGATTCGATCACGACGGGCTATGAGGATCGTGGGCATCTCTACGCCACGGTCGTGCGGCGGATCGATCGCGATGCGGAGAACAGGGTCGCCGATGTTACGATCAGTGTCGAAGAGGATTATCCGTACCTCGTCTCGCGCATCGATTACCTTGGCAACTCCAAGACGAAGGACGCGGTCTTGCGCCGGGAGACGCCATTGCTCGAGGGGGGGCTGTTCAGTCGCACCCGTCTCGAGCAGACGAAACGACTCGTCAATCGACTGGGTTACTACTCCGTTGACGGCGAACCCATCATCGAGCCCGACGAAGAAAATCGCACCGTCAACGTCAAATTCCCCGGAACCGAGCAGGGCAAGAACGAGATTCAGGTCGGAGGCGGGTTCAGCGGGCTGAACGGCGCTTTCTTCAACGGTGTCTATTCGACGAGGAACTTTCTCGGTCGGGGACAGACCCTCTCGACATCGATTCGTCTCGGTGGGCGATCGGATCAGTACCAGATCTCGTTTCAGGAGCCGTGGTTCCTGGGACGACCCTATCAGTTGGGATTCAGCCTGTTCCGCCGGGATGTGGACTTCGGCGACACACTCCAGAGCAAGAGCAGCGGTGGGAGTCTCACTCTGGGCAAGAGCCTCAATCGCAACTCGCAGATCAGCCTGCAGTACAACTTCCAGGATGTCTCGTCCCGCACGATCCTGACGCCGGCCGGCGGAGTTGGCATCGGGCAGGTGGCGGAGGTCATCGAGACCAGTAACAAGGTGTCGAGCGTCACACCGGTCTATCGGTTCAGCACGATCAACAACCCGTTCCGACCCAGTGGCGGTAAAGAGTTCCAGGCGTTCTTCGAGGTCGCCGGCGGGCCTCTCGGTGGGGATACCAACTTCCTGCGACCACAGATCCGCTACACTCATTACCATCGGGGGAAACGACTCCGGAAGGCGTTCCTGGCGTTCCACGGCGAACTCGGTTACGTCGCGGACTGGAAGGATGGTTCTCCCAACGACCAGTCTGCGATCGGCGGAGTCCCGCGCTTCCGTCGATTCTGGCTGGGGGGCGATACGTTCGGTCCTCGTGTGTTCGAGACTCGCTCGATCACCCCGTTGCGTTACATTGAGATCAACCCGGACGGGTCGATTGGCGAGGTGCTAGGCGACCCGCGCCGTCTGTCGCCCGCGGATCTGGTCTCCAGCAATGGCGTTCCGGTCACCGTAGAAGTCGGCGGCAACCGCTTTTACTTGCTCCAGGGCGAGTATGTGCGACCATTGAACGAGCAGGCGGAGCTGGCGTTCTTCCTCGACGTCGGGGATACCCTGTTCGAGGATCAGTCACTCGGATTTGATACCATGAGAGTGGCTGCGGGTGTGGAGCTTCGGTTTTACTTGCCAATTTTCCCAGTGCCGTTGCGGTTAATCTGGGGCGTGCCCATACGCGATCTCGTCGGGGATGAGTCAACGAATTTCCAGTTCTCGATCGGTCGCAGTTTCTAG